In the Campylobacter lari genome, AAACTTTTTGGATTAAACCTATACTAGCAACTCTTAAACAATCATCTACTACGATAGGATAATCATTTTTGATTTTATCTAATAGATTTTGAACCTCTTGTTTAGTTAAAAGTTCTGAAGCATTAGCTTTTATAAGCTCACTCATATGGGTTGATATCACACTTGCTGGATCAATTACAATATAACCATTCAGTGTTGCCTCATCTTTTAAAGATGATTCTATCCACAAAGCATCAGAATTAAAAGCAGGTTCTTTAGTAGCTATACCTTCAATAGGTTCAGTGATAAAACCACTATCCATAGCCAGATATTTATCAGGATAAATTTCAGCACTAGCTATACCCACACCTTTGAGTTTAAAAGTATATTCATTAGGCTTTAATTGCAAATTATCTCTAATTCTAATTTTTGGCATTAAAAAGCCTAAGCTTTGAGCTATATTGCGTCTTGTTGATCTAATACGCTCTGTTAATTCACTTTCTGCTAATTTAATAAGTCCATAGCCTAATTCTAGTTCTAAAATTTCTAATTTTAAAATGTCTGTGATTTTGTTTTCTTCTTCTTTTAAAATTTCTTCCTCACTGCGTTTTTGAGGCTTAGCTTGCTCTTGTTCATCAGCTTCTTGGGATTTTTTAGCCGAAATTGTATTGATTTGAATTTTACCCTCTTGTACTTGTTTTATCATATAACCAAGTCCCAAAAACACTAAAGCCATAAAACCCAAAGAAAAGTGTGGTAAACCTGGAACTAAAGCAAAAATAAATAAAACAAAACCTACAATTAATAAGGTTTTATATTCCCCTAAAAGCTGATTAATAGAACCTTCAGCAAAATTATCCTCATCTTTACTAGCACGCGTGATGATAATTGCAGTTGCTGTTGAAGTTATAAGTCCAGGAATTTGAGAAACAAGTCCATCACCTATTGTTAATATAGTATAAGTTGAAGCACATTCTCCAAGCTCCATATCATGCTGAAAATAACCTATCATAAACCCACCAATTAAATTTACAATGGTGATAATAATCCCAGCAACAGCATCCCCTTTTATAAATTTAGAAGAACCATCCATCGCTCCATAAAAATTTGCTTCAGCTATGATTTCTTGGCGTCTTGCGCGTGCAGTTTTTTCATCAATCAAACCCGCATTTAAATCCGCATCAATAGCCATTTGCTTACCTGGCATTGCATCAAGAGTAAATCTTGCTTGAACCTCAGAAACCCTTGTACTACCTTTGGTTACAACCATAAAATTAATCAAAACCAAAATACAAAAAACAACCATACCTATAACATAATTACCACCAACAACAAATTCTCCAAAACTTGCCACTATATCACTAACAGCAGTTGGACCTTGATGACCCTCACTCAAAATCATACGCGTTGTAGCAATATTAAGTGAAAGCCTAAAAAGTGTGATGATCAAAATCAACGTTGGAAAAGTCGTTAAATCCGTAGGCTTTGGTATATACAAAGAAATTAAAATAATTAAAACTGAAATTGCAATACTTAAAGCAAGAAAAAAGTCTAAAACTATACTTGGTAAAGGTACTATAATAATTGCTAAAATTGCAATAATTACAGCTACTATGGTTAAACTTTTTGCCTTTAAAATAGGTGCAACAAGTGGAGCAACCCAAGGCAACACTAAGCTAAAAATATCTCTTTTAGCCATTATTTTGAATAATATCCTCTAAAGTGATAGAAACTAAAAAATCATCGATTTTGTTTTGAAGTTTCACCAAAACTGGCATAATTTTGCAATTATCCTCTTTTTGAGAAGGACAAATTCCATTACTACATTCAAAGACATTAATGGATTTTTTCTCTACGCTATTAATAATTTCTTTTAAGGTGTATTCACTTGGCTTTTTAACAAGCATAAATCCACCTTTAGCACCCTTATAAGATTTCAAAAGTGCGTCTTTAGCAAGAGCTTGTAAAATTTTTGCTAAAAAACTTTTAGGTATATCTAAGACATTTGACATGGTATCTACATCTTGTGGTTCTTGAGATTTTGCTATATGAATTAAAGACAATAAAGCATATTCGCTAGCTTTAGTAAATAACATTTGTTCCTTTCAAGTTATAAATATAATATTATTTTTGGTTATTAATAAAAATTTTTATTATATCAAAAATAAGTATCGATAAATATTAAATTTCATATTTTTTAAATTTCAGCATTCTTTTTGGTTTTTTAGTTATAATTACATCTTTTAATTTAAATACCGCTCAGGAGGTCTATTATGGCTTTAGATTCGGCTAAAAAAGCAGAAATAGTTGCAAAATTTGCTAGAAAAGAAGGAGATACGGGTTCTCCAGAAGTTCAAATCGCACTTTTAAGTGCAAGAATTTCAGATTTAACAGAACACTTAAAAATCTACAAAAAAGATTTCTCTTCTCGTTTAGGTCTTTTAAAGCTTGTTGGTCAAAGAAAAAGA is a window encoding:
- the flhA gene encoding flagellar biosynthesis protein FlhA: MAKRDIFSLVLPWVAPLVAPILKAKSLTIVAVIIAILAIIIVPLPSIVLDFFLALSIAISVLIILISLYIPKPTDLTTFPTLILIITLFRLSLNIATTRMILSEGHQGPTAVSDIVASFGEFVVGGNYVIGMVVFCILVLINFMVVTKGSTRVSEVQARFTLDAMPGKQMAIDADLNAGLIDEKTARARRQEIIAEANFYGAMDGSSKFIKGDAVAGIIITIVNLIGGFMIGYFQHDMELGECASTYTILTIGDGLVSQIPGLITSTATAIIITRASKDEDNFAEGSINQLLGEYKTLLIVGFVLFIFALVPGLPHFSLGFMALVFLGLGYMIKQVQEGKIQINTISAKKSQEADEQEQAKPQKRSEEEILKEEENKITDILKLEILELELGYGLIKLAESELTERIRSTRRNIAQSLGFLMPKIRIRDNLQLKPNEYTFKLKGVGIASAEIYPDKYLAMDSGFITEPIEGIATKEPAFNSDALWIESSLKDEATLNGYIVIDPASVISTHMSELIKANASELLTKQEVQNLLDKIKNDYPIVVDDCLRVASIGLIQKVLKALLKEHIPIKDMLTILESISDIAEVSKSLDMIIEHVRASLARAITNLYVDEKGQISFYIFDAAAAAKLMEHVQFKDGSYHLMINVAQTGALVEALKAELASVANTRIKPFLLCVEPQLRKFIADICSNFGINITVLSFAEIAENTKFETEGIIKVDNL
- a CDS encoding Rrf2 family transcriptional regulator; translation: MLFTKASEYALLSLIHIAKSQEPQDVDTMSNVLDIPKSFLAKILQALAKDALLKSYKGAKGGFMLVKKPSEYTLKEIINSVEKKSINVFECSNGICPSQKEDNCKIMPVLVKLQNKIDDFLVSITLEDIIQNNG
- the rpsO gene encoding 30S ribosomal protein S15, which encodes MALDSAKKAEIVAKFARKEGDTGSPEVQIALLSARISDLTEHLKIYKKDFSSRLGLLKLVGQRKRLLSYLKRKDYQAYTKLINELNLRDK